The following coding sequences lie in one Hydrogenophaga sp. PBL-H3 genomic window:
- a CDS encoding magnesium chelatase subunit H translates to MTPKLTMGAKTPTAGAQLPVRLVVVTMDTHLAGAIERAQRTLKNEIPGLTLTLHAASEYAGNDAAIERCIEDINRADIIVAGMLFMEDHFLPILPALQARREQCDAMICMASAAEVVKLTRLGNFDMAKPASGPMAMLKKLRGSKEKAATGGAAQMKMLRRIPQLLRFVPGTAQDVRAYFLTLQYWLGGSDENILNLVRHVVNRGADGERKNLRAQVKAQPPIEYPEVGVYHPRMAGRLADNVAALPLPAVRPTVGTVGVLLLRSYLLSGNSAHYDGAIAAMEARGLRVVPVFAAGLDARPAIDAFFMQDGRCIVDAVVSLTGFSLVGGPAYNDAKAAEDILARLDVPYVAAHPVEFQNLAQWGGSERGLLPVESTIMVAIPELDGATSPIVFGGRAGPVGVACTGCHHACTFTETDSAQDMQSCPERAVMLAARVSRLVSLRRSERAKRRVAVVIFNFPPNAGNVGSAAYLSVFESMFNTLSAMKTQGYTVDMPESVDALRDGVLRGNAALHGADANVHTLISADDHVKRERWLSEIEAQWGPAPGKQLSNGSDILVLGKQFGNVLVAVQPSFGYEGDPMRLLFEKGLSPTHAFSAFYRYLREDFNAHAVLHFGTHGALEFMPGKQSGMSGSCWPDRLIGDLPNIYLYASNNPSEGAIAKRRSGATLISYLTPPVAQAGLYKGLIDLKEGIERFRGLEPTSRERVECVAMLQAQAAALDLVDIEPVWNAEPGGDADSHVFMLAQQVLELEYTLIPCGLHVTGRAPSEAECVDMLLAMSEAWEGQRPPRASVSALVDGLSVEQAMKAGHMQNDDATLLAMRGLADAGRMLAKDTEVDAILCALDGRYIRPAPGGDILRTPEVLPTGRNLHGFDPFRIPSAFAVKDGAEQAQRLLDRHMQESNALPESVAMVLWGSDNLKNEGAPIAQAMALMGALPRFDSYGRIAGATLVPLATLGRPRIDVVITLSGIFRDLMPLQIRMLAEAAWMAASADEAVEQNWIRKHALAYQAEHGCTLETASLRVYGNAEGAYGSNVNNLVESGRWDQGDEIAETYSRRKGFAYGRTGLAVQHTALLQSALADVQLTYQNLDSVELGVTTVDNYFDTLGGITQAVKRARGGVTPPVYIGDQTKGDGAVRSLKEQVALETRTRMLNPKWYEGMLESGYEGVRQIEVHVTNTMGWSATTGQVQPWVYKELSETFMLDPDMRNRLARLNPTASARVANRLLEASDRQYWQPDPEVLAALRQASEELEDRLEGVFEGATP, encoded by the coding sequence ATGACGCCAAAGCTCACTATGGGCGCTAAGACCCCGACGGCCGGCGCCCAGCTGCCCGTGCGTCTGGTGGTGGTGACCATGGACACGCACCTGGCGGGTGCGATCGAGCGCGCACAGCGCACCCTGAAAAACGAGATCCCGGGGCTCACGCTCACCTTGCACGCTGCGTCCGAATACGCGGGCAACGACGCTGCCATCGAACGCTGCATTGAAGACATCAACCGCGCCGACATCATCGTGGCCGGCATGCTGTTCATGGAAGACCATTTCCTGCCCATCCTGCCTGCGCTGCAGGCGCGCCGCGAGCAATGCGACGCCATGATCTGCATGGCCTCGGCCGCCGAAGTGGTCAAGCTCACGCGCCTGGGCAACTTCGACATGGCCAAGCCCGCCAGCGGCCCCATGGCCATGCTCAAGAAGCTGCGCGGCAGCAAGGAAAAGGCCGCCACCGGGGGTGCCGCGCAAATGAAGATGCTGCGCCGCATTCCGCAGCTGCTGCGCTTTGTGCCCGGCACCGCGCAAGACGTGCGGGCGTACTTCTTGACGCTGCAGTACTGGTTGGGCGGCTCGGACGAAAACATCCTGAACCTGGTGCGCCACGTGGTGAACCGCGGCGCCGATGGCGAGCGCAAGAACCTGCGCGCGCAGGTCAAGGCGCAGCCACCCATCGAATACCCCGAGGTCGGCGTGTACCACCCGCGCATGGCCGGCCGGCTGGCCGACAACGTGGCCGCCTTGCCGCTGCCGGCGGTGCGCCCCACCGTGGGCACGGTCGGTGTGCTGTTGCTGCGCTCCTATCTTCTGTCGGGCAACTCGGCGCACTACGACGGCGCCATTGCCGCGATGGAAGCGCGTGGCCTGCGCGTGGTGCCGGTGTTCGCCGCCGGGCTCGACGCGCGCCCGGCCATTGACGCCTTCTTCATGCAGGACGGCCGCTGCATCGTCGACGCCGTGGTCTCGCTCACCGGCTTCTCGCTCGTGGGTGGTCCGGCCTACAACGACGCCAAGGCGGCCGAAGACATCCTGGCCCGGCTCGACGTGCCCTACGTGGCGGCGCACCCGGTGGAGTTCCAGAACCTGGCGCAGTGGGGTGGCTCCGAGCGCGGCCTGCTGCCGGTGGAGAGCACCATCATGGTCGCCATCCCCGAGCTCGACGGCGCCACCAGCCCCATCGTCTTCGGTGGCCGTGCCGGACCGGTGGGCGTGGCCTGCACCGGCTGCCACCACGCCTGCACCTTCACAGAGACCGACAGCGCCCAGGACATGCAGTCGTGCCCCGAGCGCGCCGTGATGCTGGCTGCGCGTGTGTCGCGCCTGGTGAGCCTGCGCCGCAGCGAGCGCGCAAAGCGCCGTGTGGCCGTGGTCATCTTCAATTTCCCGCCCAACGCCGGCAACGTCGGCAGCGCAGCCTACCTCTCGGTGTTCGAGTCGATGTTCAACACCCTGAGCGCCATGAAGACGCAGGGTTATACGGTGGACATGCCTGAGAGCGTGGATGCGCTGCGCGACGGCGTGCTGCGGGGCAACGCCGCGCTGCACGGGGCCGACGCCAACGTGCACACCCTCATCAGCGCCGACGATCATGTGAAGCGCGAGCGCTGGCTCAGCGAGATCGAGGCGCAGTGGGGTCCCGCTCCCGGCAAACAGCTGAGCAACGGCAGCGACATCCTGGTGCTCGGCAAGCAGTTTGGCAACGTGCTGGTGGCGGTGCAACCCTCGTTCGGTTACGAAGGCGATCCGATGCGCCTGCTGTTCGAAAAGGGCCTGTCGCCCACCCACGCGTTCTCGGCCTTCTACCGCTACCTGCGCGAAGACTTCAACGCCCACGCCGTGCTGCATTTCGGCACCCACGGCGCGCTCGAGTTCATGCCCGGCAAACAGAGCGGCATGTCGGGCAGCTGCTGGCCCGATCGCCTCATCGGCGACCTGCCCAACATCTACCTCTACGCGTCCAACAACCCCAGCGAAGGCGCGATCGCCAAGCGCCGCTCGGGCGCCACGCTCATCAGCTACCTCACGCCGCCCGTGGCCCAAGCCGGTCTGTACAAGGGCCTGATCGATCTGAAGGAAGGCATCGAACGCTTTCGCGGCCTGGAGCCCACCTCGCGCGAACGCGTGGAGTGTGTGGCGATGCTGCAGGCCCAGGCCGCGGCACTCGATCTGGTGGATATCGAACCGGTGTGGAACGCCGAGCCCGGCGGTGATGCCGACAGCCATGTTTTCATGCTCGCGCAGCAGGTGCTGGAACTCGAATACACGCTGATTCCCTGCGGCCTGCATGTGACCGGCCGCGCACCCAGCGAAGCCGAGTGCGTGGACATGCTGCTGGCCATGAGCGAAGCCTGGGAAGGCCAGCGACCACCGCGCGCTTCGGTGAGTGCCCTGGTCGACGGCCTGAGCGTGGAGCAGGCCATGAAGGCCGGCCACATGCAAAACGACGATGCGACCTTGCTGGCCATGCGCGGTCTGGCCGATGCCGGCCGCATGCTCGCCAAAGACACCGAGGTCGACGCCATCCTGTGTGCGCTGGACGGCCGCTACATCCGCCCCGCGCCTGGCGGCGACATCTTGCGCACGCCCGAGGTGCTGCCCACCGGGCGCAACCTGCATGGCTTTGATCCGTTCCGCATTCCGAGCGCCTTTGCCGTGAAAGACGGCGCCGAACAGGCGCAGCGCCTGCTCGACCGCCACATGCAGGAGTCCAACGCGCTGCCCGAGTCGGTGGCCATGGTGCTGTGGGGCAGCGACAACCTGAAGAACGAGGGCGCACCGATTGCCCAGGCCATGGCCCTCATGGGCGCGCTGCCGCGCTTTGACAGCTACGGCCGCATAGCAGGCGCCACGCTCGTTCCCCTGGCCACACTCGGCCGCCCGCGCATCGACGTGGTGATCACGCTCTCGGGCATCTTCCGCGACCTCATGCCGCTGCAGATCCGCATGCTGGCCGAAGCCGCCTGGATGGCCGCCTCCGCCGACGAAGCGGTGGAGCAGAACTGGATCCGCAAGCACGCGCTGGCCTACCAGGCGGAGCACGGTTGCACGCTGGAGACGGCTTCACTGCGCGTCTACGGCAATGCCGAAGGCGCTTATGGCTCCAACGTCAACAACCTGGTCGAGAGCGGCCGCTGGGACCAGGGAGACGAGATCGCCGAGACCTACAGCCGCCGCAAGGGCTTCGCCTACGGCCGCACGGGCCTGGCGGTGCAACACACGGCGCTGCTGCAAAGCGCGCTGGCCGACGTGCAGCTGACCTACCAGAACCTCGATTCGGTGGAGCTGGGCGTGACCACGGTGGACAACTACTTCGACACGCTGGGCGGCATCACCCAGGCGGTGAAGCGGGCGCGCGGTGGCGTCACGCCGCCGGTCTACATCGGCGACCAGACCAAGGGCGATGGCGCGGTGCGCAGCTTGAAGGAACAGGTGGCGCTGGAGACACGCACCCGCATGCTCAACCCCAAGTGGTACGAAGGCATGCTTGAAAGCGGCTACGAGGGCGTGCGCCAGATCGAGGTGCACGTGACCAACACCATGGGCTGGTCGGCCACCACCGGCCAGGTGCAGCCCTGGGTCTACAAGGAGTTGAGCGAGACCTTCATGCTCGACCCCGACATGCGCAACCGGCTGGCACGACTCAACCCCACGGCCTCGGCCCGCGTGGCCAACCGTCTGCTGGAAGCTTCCGATCGCCAATATTGGCAACCCGATCCCGAGGTGCTTGCTGCGCTGCGTCAGGCCAGCGAAGAACTCGAAGACCGGCTCGAAGGTGTTTTTGAAGGAGCTACCCCATGA
- the bchB gene encoding ferredoxin:protochlorophyllide reductase (ATP-dependent) subunit B: MQLTLWTYEGPPHVGAMRIATAMKDVHYVLHAPQGDTYADLLFTMIERNAKRPPVTYTTFQARDLGGDTAELFKNAAREAYARFKPQAMMVGSSCTAELIQDDPGGLCKALDLPVPVVALELPSYQRKENWGASETFYQMVRNLADTSVKRAPREAGQRARCNILGPAALGFRHRDDLREITGLLREMGVDINVTAPLGASPADMARLGDADFNVVLYPEIANVAAGWLKRTFGQPSTRTVPIGSGATRDFINEVAELAGVDPIHVLANADARAPWYAKSVDSTYLTSKRVFVFGDATHVVAAARIAAQEMGFTVVGLGTYSREFAREVREAAALYGVDALISDDYLEVEARIAELQPELVLGSQMERHIAKRLGVPCAVISAPVHVQDFPARYSPQMGFEGANVLFDTWVHPLMMGLEEHLIGMFRGDAEFHEDAAPSHLGGSVTPKTVVAPVAPVEQAAANETLTPQEATWGLDAEKELRKIPFFVRGKAKRNTERFAIDRGVSLITVETLYDAKAHYGR; this comes from the coding sequence ATGCAACTCACGCTCTGGACCTACGAAGGACCGCCCCACGTGGGTGCGATGCGCATCGCCACCGCGATGAAGGACGTGCACTACGTGCTGCACGCGCCGCAGGGCGACACCTACGCGGATTTGCTGTTCACCATGATCGAGCGCAACGCCAAGCGCCCGCCGGTGACCTACACCACCTTCCAGGCGCGCGACCTGGGTGGCGACACCGCCGAGCTGTTCAAGAACGCGGCGCGCGAGGCCTACGCACGCTTCAAGCCGCAGGCCATGATGGTCGGCTCTTCGTGCACCGCCGAACTGATCCAGGACGACCCGGGTGGCCTGTGCAAGGCCCTGGATCTGCCGGTGCCGGTGGTGGCGCTGGAGCTGCCGTCGTACCAGCGCAAGGAAAACTGGGGCGCCTCGGAAACCTTCTACCAGATGGTGCGCAACCTGGCCGACACCAGCGTCAAACGCGCCCCGCGCGAAGCCGGCCAGCGCGCCCGTTGCAACATCCTCGGCCCGGCCGCACTGGGCTTTCGCCACCGCGACGACCTGCGCGAGATCACCGGCCTGCTGCGCGAGATGGGCGTGGACATCAACGTGACCGCACCCCTGGGCGCCTCACCCGCCGACATGGCCCGCCTGGGCGACGCCGACTTCAATGTCGTGCTCTACCCCGAGATCGCCAACGTGGCGGCCGGCTGGCTCAAGCGCACGTTTGGCCAACCCTCCACCCGCACCGTGCCCATCGGCTCGGGCGCCACGCGAGACTTCATCAACGAAGTCGCTGAACTGGCTGGTGTGGATCCGATCCATGTTCTGGCCAACGCCGACGCGCGCGCGCCCTGGTACGCGAAATCGGTCGATTCCACCTACCTCACGAGCAAACGCGTGTTTGTGTTCGGTGACGCGACCCATGTGGTCGCCGCCGCGCGCATTGCGGCGCAAGAGATGGGTTTCACCGTGGTCGGCCTGGGCACCTACAGCCGCGAGTTCGCCCGCGAGGTGCGCGAAGCCGCAGCGCTGTATGGCGTGGACGCGCTCATCAGCGACGACTACCTCGAAGTGGAAGCCCGCATCGCCGAGCTGCAGCCCGAGCTGGTGCTGGGCTCGCAGATGGAGCGCCACATCGCCAAGCGCCTGGGTGTGCCCTGCGCGGTGATCTCGGCCCCCGTGCACGTGCAGGACTTCCCCGCGCGCTACTCGCCGCAGATGGGTTTTGAAGGCGCCAACGTGCTGTTCGACACCTGGGTGCACCCGCTGATGATGGGTCTGGAAGAACACCTGATCGGCATGTTCCGAGGTGACGCCGAGTTCCACGAAGACGCCGCGCCGTCGCACCTGGGCGGTTCCGTGACGCCCAAGACCGTGGTGGCGCCGGTCGCGCCGGTGGAGCAGGCTGCCGCCAACGAGACCCTCACGCCGCAAGAGGCCACCTGGGGCCTCGACGCCGAAAAAGAACTGCGAAAGATCCCCTTCTTCGTTCGCGGAAAAGCCAAGCGCAACACCGAGCGTTTTGCCATTGACCGAGGGGTGTCCCTGATCACCGTGGAGACGCTGTATGACGCCAAAGCTCACTATGGGCGCTAA